In the genome of Hyphomicrobiales bacterium, the window GCGCGCGCTGCAGGGCAGCAAGCGGCAGCTCTAAGAGCGCGTCGGCAAGGACGCTTAAGGGAGGCGGCTGCGTGATGGCGGCAGGCCCGTTTCACTCGAGATTCGCTTTTGTCGCCGGAAATCTAGCCTTTTCGAGAGCGCGCCCATTTGATTTCCATCAAAGCCTCCGGCGCGCGGCGTTTCTACGCTCGTGGCGCGTCCAATCCTCGGGTGCGCCATGACGGCTGTGACCTTAAACCCGGCGACATACCGCTCGCTGGGGGATTTTCTTGCCCGCATCGAGCAGGCGGGTGGGCTCGTCCGCGTCACCGCGCCGGTCTCGACCCGCCTCGAAATGACCGAGATCCAGACCCGGCTCCTGGCCGAGGGGGGGCCTGCGGTTCTGTTCGAGAAGCCGATCAGGGCAGACGGGAGGGCGAGCGCGATGCCGGTCCTGGTCAATCTGTTCGGGACCGTCGAGCGGGTCGCCTGGGGGCTCGGCTGCGAAGTCGCCGGTTTGCGGGACCTTGGCGAACGCTTGGCAGCATTGCAAAGCCCCGATCCGGTCGATGGAGTGCGCGACGCCATCGACAGGTTGCCTTTGCTGCGCGCCGCCATGACCATGCGCCCGAAGTCGGTGCGCGCCGCGCCGGTCATGCAGGTGGTGTGCGAGGGCGACGCGGTGGATCTGACGCAACTCCCCGTGCAGTGCTGCTGGCCGGGCGAGCCGGCGCCGCTCATCACCTGGCCATTGGTGATCACCAAGGGCCCCGGCGAGGCCCGCGAGGACACCTACAATATGGGCGTCTACCGCATGCAGGTTCTGGATGAACGCCGCGCCATCATCCGCTGGCTCGCGCAACGCGGCGGCGCCCGCCATCACCGCCTGTGGGCCGAACGCGGCGAACCGATGCCCGTTGCCGTCGCCATCGGCGCCGACCCGGGCACGATGCTGGCCGCGGTGACGCCGGTGCCGGAGCTTCTGTCGGAATACCGCTTCGCCGGGCTGTTGCGCGGCGCCAAGCTGGAGCTTGCGCCCTGCCGCACCGTCCCGCTCAAGGTACCGGCCCATGCCGAAATCGTGCTGGAGGGCCATGTCTCCATCGAGGAGACGGCGCCCGAGGGCCCCTATGGCGACCATACCGGCTATTACAACGCCGTCGAATCCTTCCCGGTCTTCACGGTGAGCGCGATCGCGCGGCGCCAGAAGCCGATCTATCTTTCCACCTTCACCGGCCGCCCGCCGGACGAGCCGTCGGTCATGGCCCGTGCCCTCAACGAGGTGTTTCTGCCGCTCCTGCGGCGTCAGTTCCCGGAGATCGTCGACTGCTATCTGCCGCCGGAAGCCTGTTCCTACCGCGTCGCCGTGGTGTCGATCGCCAAGCGCTATCCGGGCCAGGCGCGGCGCGTCATGATGGGCCTGTGGTCGTTGCTACCGCAGTTCAGCTACACGAAGCTGATCATCGTCGTCGACGAGGATATCGACGCCCGCGACTGGCGCGACGTGATGTGGGCCATCGCTACCCGCTCAGATGCGGCGCGCGACGCCATGATCGTCGACAATACGCCCATCGACTATCTCGATTTCGCTTCGCCGCGCTCCGGTCTCGGCGGCAAGATGGGCATCGACGCGACCAACAAGATCGGCGGCGAGACCGACCGCGAATGGGGCGTTCCGCTGCGCATGTCGGACGAGGTCGTCCGCGCGGTCGACGAGAAGTGGGCAGCGCTCGGCCTTCCCGGCAGCGGCCGGGCGATCTGGCGGCAGCGGCCAAAGTCATGAACGCGCCTTGCCGCGCCATTGCTCCCAGTCGATCCGCCCGTAATCCTTTGCGATTTCCATGGCATCCGATTTGACGCGATCGCAAAACACGATCACGTTCGCGCACGCCCAGCGGGCGCTGGGGACGATGAGGCCGTCGAAGCCGACGAAATGCGCCGTCTCGGCGATGTCCTGGGTGCGGGGATATTCCTGCTGCCGGTCGGCGTGCGAGAGCACGCCGTATCGGGCGACCTCCACGCCCAGCGCGGCGATGGCGTCGAGGTCGGCGAGCCGCAGTGTCCGCTCGATGGCGACCCGCAGCTCGAACAGGTGGTAGGCGACCTTTGAGGGGATCACCGGCTGACCGCGCGACAGATGGAAAAACAACTCGGCGACGGCACCGGCATCCTCCATGGAGGTGTAGAGGACATCGAAAGTCCCGTCGTCCCAGCGCCCGCCCGCCGAACCGCACATCGGAACATCGTGGCCCTCGCGCGCGACGCGCCAGACCGTGCCGTCGAAACGAATGGATGGCGCGCCCTCCAGCGCATCGATCAGGGCGTTGTCCCGGATGCGATGAGCGCCACCCATCTCTTACAGATAGACCTCCGCATCGAGGCGTTCGAGAACGTTCAGGACCCGTTCGGACTGCCCCTCATTGATGAGGTCGATCGCCCGCGCTCCGTCGAGCTGGGGGTGGCGGGCATAGAGCCAGGTCCGGATATCGTCCGCCGAATAATATTCCTGCAGCCGGCCGACCACGTAGTGCAGGTCGGAAAGGATGAGCTGGGTGCGCGGATGCGGGTTCATCGCGCCGCTCGACCAGCGCGACACCGTCGCCTTCGACACGTCGGCGATGTTGGCGATGTCCGTCCCCTTCAACCCGCCGAACTCCCGCAGCTCGTCGATATAGCGTGCCACCGTTCCTTGTGCCGCCGTCATGCCTGGTCCTACTGATTGACGTTTTAGTTTCATGGAAACATATATATGAAACCATAACGCAAAATTCAATATAACGGAGTGGGAGGTACGGATAGGGCCTCCATCTTGCCAATCGGCGGCCTTAGGCCGATATGGTCCGCATGATCGCCGAACGCATTTTCGCCGTCGCGCCGATGATGGAGTGGACCGACCGCCATTGCCGGTACTTTCACCGGCTGCTGACGGCCCGCGCGCTGCTCTACACCGAGATGGTCACCGCCGATGCGGTGATCCACGGCGACCGCGAGCGGCTGATCGGCTTCAGCGAAGAGGAGCAGCCGGTGGCGGTCCAGCTCGGCGGCTCGGACCCCACGAAGCTCGCCGCGGCCGCGCGGATCGCCGAAGGGTTCGGCTACCGGGAAATCAACCTCAATGTCGGCTGTCCCTCCGATCGCGTCCAATCCGGCCGCTTCGGCGCCTGCCTGATGGCCGAGCCGGCGCTGGTCGCGGAATGCGTCGCCGCCATGCAGGCCGCGGTTTCGCTTCCGGTGACCGTCAAATGCCGCATCGGCATCGACGATCAGGACGCCGAGGATGCGCTCGACACCTTCATTGATACGGTTGCGGCGGCCGGCTGCACGACCTTCGTCATCCATGCCCGCAAGGCCTGGCTCGAAGGACTGAGCCCGAGAGAGAACCGGGACGTGCCGCCGCTCGATCAGGGCCGCGTCTACCGGCTCAAGGCGCGCCGCCCGGACCTTTGCGTCGTGCTCAATGGCGGCATCGGCAGCCTCGACGAGGCAGCGGCCCATCTTGCCCATCTCGACGGGGTGATGATGGGCCGTGCCGCCTATCAAAGCCCGTGGCGTCTCGCCGAGGCCGACGGACGCCTGTTCGGCGACCGGGCGCCGGCGCCCGAGCCGGCTGAAATCGTCGAGCGGATGATCCCCTATATCGAGCGCGAGCTTGCCCGCGGCACGAGGCTGCACCGGATCGCCCGCCATATGACAGGCCTGTTCCAGGGGGTGCCCGGCGCGCGCGCCTGGCGGCGGACCCTGAGCGAAGAGGGTGTGCGCCCGGACGCGGGAGTCGAAGTGCTGCGCGCCGCGCTCGCCTTGGTCAGGCCGCAGGCGCTGGCCGCCGCGGAGTAAATCGGTGCGGCTTCAGACTGACTGAAATCAGTCGATCCGAGGGCGCCACACATCGGACCCCCCTCCAGCTCCCCCCTTGCAGGGGGGAGGGGATTTGGGCAGGCGGCCTCACACCTGTTTCCCTCCCCCGGGAAGGGGGAGGGTAGGGTGGGGGTCAATCAGATCTTCTGATTGTATTCGCCGACCTGCGGGTAGGTCGAAAGATGCGCGTCGATCGCCTCGAAGATGGCGCGCATGTTTTGCTCGGAGGTCGGGCTTTCGACCACCACCACAAGCTCCGGCTTGTTGGAGGAGGCGCGCACCAGGCCCCAGGTCCCGTCGGCAAGCACGACGCGCACGCCGTTGACGGTGACAAGCTCGCGGATGTCCTGGCCTGCCACCTTCGCGCGCCTCTTGGCCAAGTCCTGAAAATGAGCCACCGCCTTGTCGACGACGGCATACTTCTCCTCGTCGGCGCAGTGCGGCGACATGGTCGGCGACTGCCAGGTCTTGGGCAGGGCGCGCTGCATCTCGGCCAGCGTCTTGTCCGGATTGCGGTCCATCATGTCGAGCACCGCGAAGGCGGCGACGAGCCCGTCGTCATAGCCGCGGCCGAGCGGCGGGTTGAAGAAAAAATGTCCGCTCTTCTCGAATCCCGCCAGCGCCCCGGTCTCGAAGCTGCGCCGCTTGATGTAGGAATGGCCGGTCTTCCAATATTCGGTCGTGGCCCCGTTTGCGATCAGCACCGGGTCGGTCAGGAACAGACCGGTCGATTTGACGTCGACGACGAACTTGGCCTTTTCATGCCGCGCGGAGATGTCGCGGGCCAGCATGACACCCACCTTATCGGCGAAGATCGCGCTTCCTTCATTGTCGATGACACCGCAGCGGTCGCCGTCGCCGTCGAAGGCAAGGCCTACGTCGGCGCCGCTCTCGCGCACTTTTTCGGCGACCGCGGCGAGCATCGCCAGGTCCTCGGGATTGGGGTTGTAGCGCGGAAAAGTGTAGTCGAGCGCGGTATCGAGCGGGACCACATCGGCGCCAATGCGCTTAAGCGCTTCCGGCGCGAAGGCGCCGGCGGTGCCGTTTCCGCAGGCGGCAACCGCCCGGATCGGCCGCTTCAGTTGCGGCCTGTCGGCAATGGCGCCGAGATAGACCTCGGCGAAGTCCTCCACAAAGCGGTACGAGCCGCCGCCGTCGGCGGCAAAGCGCCCGGAGAGCGTGATCTCCTTGAGCGCGATCATCTCGTCCGGCCCGAAGGTGAGGGGACGCGCGCAGCCCATCTTGACCCCGGTCCAGCCATTGTCGTTGTGGCTGGCGGTGACCATCGCCACGCCCGCGACATCCAGCGCAAACTGGGCGAAATAGGCCATGGGCGACAGCGCCAAGCCGATATCGTGGACCTCGCATCCGGTGCCCAAGAGCCCGCTCAAAAGAGCCTGCTTTATGGAAAGCGAGTAGGAGCGGTAGTCGTGGCCGACGACGATGGCCGGCGGCGTGACGCCCATCTCCTTGAACAGCGTGCCGAGCCCCAGCCCGAGGGCCTGCACGCCCATCAGATTGATCTCCTCGGGAAAGAGCCAGCGCGCGTCGTATTCGCGAAAGCCGGTCTCCTTGACCAGCGGCAGGCGCTCGAAGTCGGCGGTATTGGGCGTGAGCGAGGCGACGGGTCTCGGAAACATGACAGGTCCTTGGAATGCCACGATCTTGAATATCGCAGCTTCCCGGCGCACACAAATGCCATGGTCCGGCGAAATGACCGGAGGCTTTGGGAGGGATGCCTATTGCGTCAATAAAAGCTGATCGCCGCGCAGCTCGAAGCGCGTAATGGCGCCGATGAAGCTCATGCCGAGCAGGCTTGTCGGCAGCACGTCGCGCTGCGCGACAAACGCAGCGACATTGCGCACCTGGATTGTGCCCACTTGCACCTCGTCAAGGACGGTGCGCGCGGCCATCGCCTCCCCGTTGGCGGTCTTGACGGGAACGTCATAGGTGAGCCGGGCAAGGTCGATGCCGACCCGACGCGCGTCCGCCTGGCTCAACACGACGAGGCTCGCGCCGGTATCTGCGAGCATCTCGACATGAACGCCGTTGACCAGCGTCGCGGCGGCGAAATGGCCGTACCTGTCGGCGCTGATGGCCGTAACGCGGCTCGTCTGGGCTCTGTCGGCGGTGGCGCTCCTTGGCGCTGCCGCTTCGCGGGCGCTTTTCTCGTCCATTACGATGGCGCCGAGTGTCAGCGCCAGCGTGATCACAACAAAGGTGACGGCAAGTTTGGTCATCGGTGTCGGTCCGTCGAGTGCGTCCCGCCTGAAAGACGGGGCGGAACGTGTTCAGGCTCGTGGCGCACGCAGGATCATCTGGTCGCCCCTGACTTCATATGACTCCAGACGGCTTAAGAATCCGATACCAAGAAGACTCTCATTGAGACGACCTGGCCGCGCCACCAACGCCCGCACGGGGCTCACCGTGATAGGACCGATGGTCACGCGATCGAGGCTGACCGGGGCAGCTTCGCTGAGGCCGTTTGCGGTTTGAATGCGCACCGAATAGGCGAGCCGATCGACCGCCAGCCCGATCCTGGCGGCGTCCTCGTTGGACAGGGTGAGGGTGGTGGCGCCGGTATCGACCAGCATCGACACGGCAATGCCGTCGACCGTCACGTCGGCGCTGAAGTGGCCGTCGGCGCGGCGGAACAGGACCACCTCGTTGGCGCCCTCGACGGTTATCCGCTGAAGCGCGTAGCCGGGCTGCAATTGCGCGCGCACCCTCTGCGCGATGTCGGTGAACTCGGTGCGGAACGAATAGCCGGCAACGAGAATGACAGCCACCAGCAGCCAGGTTGCGGCATGACGGAGCGCCGTGGCGGCGCGGCCGCGATAGGAAAACATCAGACCTGCCCCGACGACGAGTCCCAACGCCGTGAGCCATACCAGCTGCGCGAACGAATCCCCCTCGATGCCGGCGACCTGGCCGGCCTGGTGATTGGCGACGAGCAGTACCAAGCCCGTCATCAGGATGCCGATGGCAATCCAGAACATCGCGTCCTACAGTCCGATCAGGGCGGTGAAGCCGAACAGGAAGGCGATCTCGGCAAGCTGTTGCGTGGCTCCCGAGAGATCCCCCGTCTGTCCCCCGAACAGGCGTTCGGCTAGCCACGTTGCGCCGAGCACCACGAGCGCCGAGACGAGCACCGCAACCACCGTGGCGACGATGTGCGCCACGCTCGCGGCGGTGATGAAGGCGATCACCAGGGAAATCAGGATGACCTCCACGAAAACCCTCTCGCTGGGACGCCCGAAGGCTACCGCGGCCCCGCTCTTGCGCGCCGGCGGCAGGCAGTAGGGAAGCCACAGGGCAAACCCCCTTGAAACGGCGTGCGCGGCGATCAGCACCAGCGCCGTGGCGGCAATCCCGTCGACCTGTGCGATCACCGCAATCAGCGCCACCCGCAGCAGGATGGACGTGCACAGCGCCGCCGCGCCAAAGTTGCCGATATGGCTGTCGTGCAGGATTTCAAGACGCTTTTCGGGCGTCGTGCCTGCCAGAGCATCGGCCGTATCGGCAAGCCCGTCCTCGTGCAGGGCGCCGGTGATCATCATCGTGGCGGCGACCGCCGAGACGGAGGCGACCAGGGTTGACCCTGTGAGCGCGGCGGCAAGGGCGCAGATAGCTGCGCCTACCGCGCCGACGAGTGCCCCCGCCAGCGGCACCATGCGCATCGCCTGCCCCATGGGAACAGGTTCCCGCTCCGACACCACCGTGCCCATCCAATGCGCTGGAATGAGGGTATAGAACGCCACCGCGTGACGCAGCTCCTGAAGCCATTGCGCAACCGCTGGCTGCAACATTTCCTCCTCTTGCGCACCTTGCCGGTTTCAAAGTCCGTATAGGAAGGCTATAGCGGTTTGCGGCGTTGTCGTGAAGAATCATGTGAAACATGCAGCAGCAGACACCCAAGCGTCCGCCCTTCGAGGACATCCGAGATCTGCTCGCCAAATTGCCGGCGCCGGACGAGGCGAGCGCCGATCTGGCGCGTCGCCGCGACGCCGACCTCACCAAGCCGCCGGGTTCACTCGGGCGGCTCGAGGAGATCGCCGTCTGGCTTGCCGCCTGGCAGGGCCGCTATCCGCCGCGCATCGACCGGCCGGTGGTTGCCGTGTTCGCCGGCAATCACGGCGTGGCGAGCCGTGGCGTGTCGGCCTATCCGGCCGAGGTGACGCAGCAGATGGTGGCCAATTTCCAGTCCGGCGGCGCCGCCATCAACCAGTTGTGCCGGGCAAGCGGCGCCGTGCTCAAGGTCTTCGAGCTGGCGCTCGAGATGCCGACGGGTGACATCACCGAGGAGGATGCCCTGGACGAGGCGAGCTGTGCTGCGACCATCGCCTACGGCATGGAGGCGGTCGCCCAGGAGGCTGACCTTCTCGGCATCGGCGAAATGGGCATCGGCAACACCACGGTCGCCGCCGCGCTCGCCCATGGGCTTTTCGGCGGCCAGGTTGAGGACTGGGTGGGGCGGGGGACCGGCGTCGACGATTCGGGCTTGAAACGCAAGCATGATGCCGTTTCCCAGGCGGTCGGCCGTCTGAAGCGGCAGCATGGCGACGCGCCGGAACCGCTGACGGTGCTGCGCAGCCTCGGCGGCCGCGAGCTTGCGGCCATGGTCGGCGCTATTCTGGCGGCGCGATTCTCCCGCGTGCCGGTCCTGATCGACGGTTATGTCGCAAGCGCCGCCGCGGCGGTGATCCACGCGCTTGATCCTGCGGCGCTTGACCATTGCATGTTCGCGCACCAGTCCGCCGAGCAGGCCCATGGCCGGCTCTTGGCGGCGATGGGCAAGACGGCGCTGTTCGATTTCGGCATGCGGCTCGGCGAGGGCTCGGGCGCGGCGCTGGCGATCGGCGTCGCCCGGGCTGCGCTTGAGGTGCACACCGGCATGAGCAGCTTCTCGGAAGCCGGGGTCTCGAACCGGGATAAGAAGCCCGGCTAACATCTGCGCTCAGGCAGCGCTGTTGGCGAGCGCGCCGACGGGCTGTGCTGTCAGGATGCGCGTGCGCGGGAAGGTCACCGTGACCTGCGTGCCCTCGCGCAGCTTGCTGGCGATCTGAAACTTGCCGCCGTGCAGCTTGATCAGTCCCTGCACGATGGGCAGGCCGAGGCCGGCGCCCTGTTCGGCGGTCTTCTGGGCCAGCGATCCCTGGCCGAAGGAGGTGAGGATTTGCGGCAGTTCCTCTTCCGAAATGCCCGGTCCAGTGTCGATGACGCTCAGATATTGGCCGCCGCCTTCCGTCCAGCCGACCTTGACGATGATCTGGCCGCCGTTTGGCGTAAACTTGATCGAGTTGGAGAGAAGGTTCAGGCAGATCTGCCGCACCGCCCGCTCGTCGGCCAACAGTTTGGGCATGTCCTTCTCGAGCTGCCCTGACAGCGTTATGCCGCGCTCGCTCATACGCAGTTCCGTCAGGCGCATGCAGTCGTCGGCGACGCCGGCCAGCGAGATCGGCTCCTCGTGCAGCTCGTAGCGCCCGGCCTCGATGCGCGAAAGGTCGAGCACTTCGTTGATGAGTTTGAGCAGGTGCTGGCCGCTGCGATGGATGTCCTGCGAATACTCCTTGTAGGTCGGCACGTTGTGCGGCCCCAGAATCTCCGCCTTCATCACCTCGGAAAATCCGAGCACCGCGTTGAGCGGCGTTCTCAGCTCATGGCTCATGGTGGCGAGAAAGCGGGATTTGGCGATGTTCGCCGCCTCCGCGCGCCGGCGCGCCTCGTCGGAGATAGAGTTGGCCTGCTCGAGTTCGGCGATCAGCGAATCCTTCTGCACTCGGAGGTCGAACATGGCCAGCGTATCGG includes:
- a CDS encoding UbiD family decarboxylase produces the protein MTAVTLNPATYRSLGDFLARIEQAGGLVRVTAPVSTRLEMTEIQTRLLAEGGPAVLFEKPIRADGRASAMPVLVNLFGTVERVAWGLGCEVAGLRDLGERLAALQSPDPVDGVRDAIDRLPLLRAAMTMRPKSVRAAPVMQVVCEGDAVDLTQLPVQCCWPGEPAPLITWPLVITKGPGEAREDTYNMGVYRMQVLDERRAIIRWLAQRGGARHHRLWAERGEPMPVAVAIGADPGTMLAAVTPVPELLSEYRFAGLLRGAKLELAPCRTVPLKVPAHAEIVLEGHVSIEETAPEGPYGDHTGYYNAVESFPVFTVSAIARRQKPIYLSTFTGRPPDEPSVMARALNEVFLPLLRRQFPEIVDCYLPPEACSYRVAVVSIAKRYPGQARRVMMGLWSLLPQFSYTKLIIVVDEDIDARDWRDVMWAIATRSDAARDAMIVDNTPIDYLDFASPRSGLGGKMGIDATNKIGGETDREWGVPLRMSDEVVRAVDEKWAALGLPGSGRAIWRQRPKS
- a CDS encoding phosphomannomutase/phosphoglucomutase translates to MFPRPVASLTPNTADFERLPLVKETGFREYDARWLFPEEINLMGVQALGLGLGTLFKEMGVTPPAIVVGHDYRSYSLSIKQALLSGLLGTGCEVHDIGLALSPMAYFAQFALDVAGVAMVTASHNDNGWTGVKMGCARPLTFGPDEMIALKEITLSGRFAADGGGSYRFVEDFAEVYLGAIADRPQLKRPIRAVAACGNGTAGAFAPEALKRIGADVVPLDTALDYTFPRYNPNPEDLAMLAAVAEKVRESGADVGLAFDGDGDRCGVIDNEGSAIFADKVGVMLARDISARHEKAKFVVDVKSTGLFLTDPVLIANGATTEYWKTGHSYIKRRSFETGALAGFEKSGHFFFNPPLGRGYDDGLVAAFAVLDMMDRNPDKTLAEMQRALPKTWQSPTMSPHCADEEKYAVVDKAVAHFQDLAKRRAKVAGQDIRELVTVNGVRVVLADGTWGLVRASSNKPELVVVVESPTSEQNMRAIFEAIDAHLSTYPQVGEYNQKI
- a CDS encoding helix-turn-helix transcriptional regulator; this encodes MTAAQGTVARYIDELREFGGLKGTDIANIADVSKATVSRWSSGAMNPHPRTQLILSDLHYVVGRLQEYYSADDIRTWLYARHPQLDGARAIDLINEGQSERVLNVLERLDAEVYL
- the dusA gene encoding tRNA dihydrouridine(20/20a) synthase DusA; protein product: MIAERIFAVAPMMEWTDRHCRYFHRLLTARALLYTEMVTADAVIHGDRERLIGFSEEEQPVAVQLGGSDPTKLAAAARIAEGFGYREINLNVGCPSDRVQSGRFGACLMAEPALVAECVAAMQAAVSLPVTVKCRIGIDDQDAEDALDTFIDTVAAAGCTTFVIHARKAWLEGLSPRENRDVPPLDQGRVYRLKARRPDLCVVLNGGIGSLDEAAAHLAHLDGVMMGRAAYQSPWRLAEADGRLFGDRAPAPEPAEIVERMIPYIERELARGTRLHRIARHMTGLFQGVPGARAWRRTLSEEGVRPDAGVEVLRAALALVRPQALAAAE
- a CDS encoding HAMP domain-containing sensor histidine kinase → MHGVTTKQGIGGMAASRPEEDIRRSVSASVRAARALLTSVGPLRPDYKFELMQLYARNQLGAALGLPLLAVIVAGMMALWVPIQTSVQWLIAVLIAKFIILALCRTLLQQPPEEVNVRDWQARFVAAELLYGASWASLSFMSAHTPGSDPAPHVVIFAALIVILSLRTMLAGSLTPITYAGTVPIALVLLIGFVLLGEPMYYALAGITVCAQIYFFLVARHLTADTLAMFDLRVQKDSLIAELEQANSISDEARRRAEAANIAKSRFLATMSHELRTPLNAVLGFSEVMKAEILGPHNVPTYKEYSQDIHRSGQHLLKLINEVLDLSRIEAGRYELHEEPISLAGVADDCMRLTELRMSERGITLSGQLEKDMPKLLADERAVRQICLNLLSNSIKFTPNGGQIIVKVGWTEGGGQYLSVIDTGPGISEEELPQILTSFGQGSLAQKTAEQGAGLGLPIVQGLIKLHGGKFQIASKLREGTQVTVTFPRTRILTAQPVGALANSAA
- a CDS encoding TIGR02281 family clan AA aspartic protease — encoded protein: MTKLAVTFVVITLALTLGAIVMDEKSAREAAAPRSATADRAQTSRVTAISADRYGHFAAATLVNGVHVEMLADTGASLVVLSQADARRVGIDLARLTYDVPVKTANGEAMAARTVLDEVQVGTIQVRNVAAFVAQRDVLPTSLLGMSFIGAITRFELRGDQLLLTQ
- a CDS encoding RES family NAD+ phosphorylase; its protein translation is MGGAHRIRDNALIDALEGAPSIRFDGTVWRVAREGHDVPMCGSAGGRWDDGTFDVLYTSMEDAGAVAELFFHLSRGQPVIPSKVAYHLFELRVAIERTLRLADLDAIAALGVEVARYGVLSHADRQQEYPRTQDIAETAHFVGFDGLIVPSARWACANVIVFCDRVKSDAMEIAKDYGRIDWEQWRGKARS
- a CDS encoding adenosylcobinamide-GDP ribazoletransferase, whose protein sequence is MLQPAVAQWLQELRHAVAFYTLIPAHWMGTVVSEREPVPMGQAMRMVPLAGALVGAVGAAICALAAALTGSTLVASVSAVAATMMITGALHEDGLADTADALAGTTPEKRLEILHDSHIGNFGAAALCTSILLRVALIAVIAQVDGIAATALVLIAAHAVSRGFALWLPYCLPPARKSGAAVAFGRPSERVFVEVILISLVIAFITAASVAHIVATVVAVLVSALVVLGATWLAERLFGGQTGDLSGATQQLAEIAFLFGFTALIGL
- a CDS encoding TIGR02281 family clan AA aspartic protease, producing MFWIAIGILMTGLVLLVANHQAGQVAGIEGDSFAQLVWLTALGLVVGAGLMFSYRGRAATALRHAATWLLVAVILVAGYSFRTEFTDIAQRVRAQLQPGYALQRITVEGANEVVLFRRADGHFSADVTVDGIAVSMLVDTGATTLTLSNEDAARIGLAVDRLAYSVRIQTANGLSEAAPVSLDRVTIGPITVSPVRALVARPGRLNESLLGIGFLSRLESYEVRGDQMILRAPRA
- the cobT gene encoding nicotinate-nucleotide--dimethylbenzimidazole phosphoribosyltransferase; the protein is MQQQTPKRPPFEDIRDLLAKLPAPDEASADLARRRDADLTKPPGSLGRLEEIAVWLAAWQGRYPPRIDRPVVAVFAGNHGVASRGVSAYPAEVTQQMVANFQSGGAAINQLCRASGAVLKVFELALEMPTGDITEEDALDEASCAATIAYGMEAVAQEADLLGIGEMGIGNTTVAAALAHGLFGGQVEDWVGRGTGVDDSGLKRKHDAVSQAVGRLKRQHGDAPEPLTVLRSLGGRELAAMVGAILAARFSRVPVLIDGYVASAAAAVIHALDPAALDHCMFAHQSAEQAHGRLLAAMGKTALFDFGMRLGEGSGAALAIGVARAALEVHTGMSSFSEAGVSNRDKKPG